The Methyloterricola oryzae genome contains a region encoding:
- a CDS encoding helix-turn-helix domain-containing protein: protein MSSLNQNVIRHKIGLLNLATELGNVSKACKVMGVSRDTFYRY, encoded by the coding sequence ATGAGTAGTCTCAATCAGAATGTCATCCGTCACAAGATCGGTCTGCTGAACCTGGCAACCGAACTCGGCAACGTGTCCAAGGCCTGCAAGGTGATGGGGGTGTCGCGAGACACCTTCTATCGCTAC
- a CDS encoding YceK/YidQ family lipoprotein: protein MDGLIPSDACLRHYYKKAGKDASYMTSNRAMSPLFVLSLPVDLTLDTIVLPFTVSRAITAD from the coding sequence ATGGATGGTCTGATACCGTCGGATGCTTGTCTTCGTCACTACTACAAGAAAGCAGGCAAAGACGCCAGCTACATGACGAGTAATCGGGCGATGTCACCGCTGTTCGTGCTCAGTTTGCCTGTGGACCTGACATTGGACACCATTGTCCTTCCGTTCACCGTTTCAAGGGCGATAACAGCAGATTGA